A section of the Pseudomonas fluorescens genome encodes:
- a CDS encoding aminotransferase class I/II-fold pyridoxal phosphate-dependent enzyme produces the protein MKKAIVLAAGMGSRLGRASDSIPKPLTEVNGLSILANALNILVEAGYQEVVVVIGYKGLKIRTFVAALELPVTVRFIENAEWATTNNLYSLYLACDELAGEAGVTLLEGDIFFRASVISALDAHSGRDCLAVVSPLTPLMEGTFAEVDAHGLIRQFGSSKADDHLTADRPLKTANIYYLSADFCKNYLIGELERNVKDNRVNDYYEVTFKTACAQGMGFKVIEVDPGTWIEIDNLYDLRIASYQFSEHKHALLSSQHGGYWRFPVTDHALIYNLHFPPAGLKKLMVDRFADIALNYPASAGASLPLLSDFLGVPTENLVIANGVSEIIRLLPRLVSGKVLVFEPSFNEFANAFPVERVTTVRLTAKNQFALDIEHTLRVVEQQRPDAIVLVTPNNPTGGLIPKDTILELYARTQDQAPYLIVDESFLDFAGDGCDQSVLHDLLAFPRIIVLRSMSKTFGIGGLRLGYAASADQGWLDALRKELPIWNINGFAEEFMLNLPQYRKEYAASCTQVRHETDDLVMQLREIEALEVFATASNFVLCRLRPGYPSALELAALLVDDFSIFIKECSGKVMDDADRYLRISSRNREQNGRLIDALKHVLLLDDYTPAVRASVRLTCTTPSQDAAFSE, from the coding sequence ATGAAAAAAGCTATTGTCCTTGCCGCAGGCATGGGGTCTCGCCTTGGGCGTGCCTCTGACTCTATTCCCAAGCCACTGACTGAGGTCAACGGCCTTAGTATTCTGGCTAACGCACTTAATATTCTTGTTGAAGCGGGCTACCAGGAAGTGGTTGTGGTGATCGGCTATAAAGGCCTGAAGATTCGGACTTTTGTAGCGGCGCTGGAGTTGCCGGTGACGGTGCGGTTTATCGAAAACGCAGAGTGGGCAACTACCAACAACTTGTATTCGTTGTACCTGGCTTGCGATGAACTGGCAGGCGAGGCGGGCGTCACGTTGCTGGAGGGGGATATCTTCTTTCGCGCTTCGGTGATTTCGGCATTGGACGCACACAGCGGTCGCGACTGCCTGGCAGTCGTGTCACCGCTTACGCCATTGATGGAGGGCACTTTTGCCGAGGTGGATGCCCATGGGCTGATCCGTCAGTTTGGTAGCAGCAAGGCCGATGATCATCTGACCGCCGATAGGCCACTTAAAACGGCCAATATTTATTATTTATCCGCCGATTTTTGCAAAAACTATCTGATCGGTGAACTGGAGCGAAACGTCAAAGACAACCGGGTCAATGACTATTACGAAGTGACCTTCAAAACGGCATGTGCGCAGGGCATGGGGTTCAAGGTCATTGAAGTCGACCCCGGCACCTGGATTGAAATAGATAACTTGTACGACCTGCGTATCGCGTCCTATCAGTTCTCCGAGCACAAACATGCGTTGCTTTCCAGCCAGCATGGAGGGTATTGGCGTTTTCCCGTGACCGATCACGCCCTGATCTATAACTTGCACTTCCCGCCTGCGGGCTTGAAGAAGCTGATGGTTGACCGCTTCGCTGACATTGCCCTCAACTACCCAGCCTCGGCCGGTGCGAGCCTGCCGCTATTGTCGGACTTCCTGGGGGTGCCTACCGAAAACCTGGTGATTGCCAATGGCGTCTCGGAGATCATTCGCCTGTTGCCCAGGCTTGTTAGCGGCAAAGTGCTGGTGTTCGAGCCTTCGTTCAATGAGTTCGCCAATGCCTTCCCCGTGGAGCGTGTCACCACCGTCAGGTTGACCGCGAAAAACCAGTTTGCACTGGATATCGAGCACACGTTGCGTGTTGTCGAGCAACAGAGGCCGGATGCGATTGTGCTGGTGACGCCGAATAATCCCACGGGCGGACTGATTCCCAAGGACACGATCCTGGAACTTTACGCACGCACCCAGGATCAGGCGCCCTACCTGATTGTGGACGAATCATTTCTCGATTTTGCTGGCGATGGGTGCGATCAGTCGGTGCTCCACGACCTCTTGGCTTTTCCAAGAATTATCGTGTTGAGAAGCATGAGCAAAACCTTCGGTATTGGCGGCCTGAGGCTGGGTTATGCGGCCAGTGCGGATCAGGGCTGGCTGGACGCCCTGCGTAAGGAACTGCCGATCTGGAACATCAACGGTTTTGCCGAGGAGTTCATGCTCAACCTTCCGCAATACCGTAAAGAATATGCCGCCAGCTGCACCCAGGTGCGACACGAAACGGATGACCTGGTTATGCAACTGCGTGAAATCGAGGCCCTTGAGGTGTTTGCCACCGCCAGCAACTTTGTACTATGCCGGTTGCGGCCGGGCTACCCGTCGGCCCTGGAGCTGGCTGCGTTACTGGTTGATGACTTCAGCATCTTCATCAAGGAATGCAGCGGCAAAGTGATGGATGACGCCGATCGGTACCTGCGCATTTCCTCCAGGAATCGCGAGCAAAACGGCAGGCTGATTGACGCGTTAAAACACGTGTTGCTTTTAGACGATTACACGCCGGCCGTTCGGGCCAGCGTCAGGCTGACGTGTACGACCCCCAGCCAAGATGCAGCTTTCAGCGAGTGA
- a CDS encoding WD40 repeat domain-containing protein, which translates to MIQHQAPISGLSLFGQQYIATAGYDNQIILWNAQTRQPLQRGWHDHLANYCDFSPDGSLLVTASSDGSTRLWSVPEFKLQCVMTSHSDDVMQAKFSPDGEKIASCSYDSSLSVHHKNGNFICKMQGHSGLVESFDWTADSQQLLSCGTDGTIRAWEASTGDCLAIKETEGHDMDALVTLSAGVFIVGNNDGELQVISGDTVLSSYKGHRSSVKKLVKSKFDNSLLSLGYDGVAVLWSIEGHTLVEWKRSEYPKEIWARSAEFQSRDKIYFATFGSTFAIWDIARNHWDLEGFVPSASLNSVHAADGVIYSIGDAGLLKADGKDMGGPQSLCNFVVKTGPVLVCGGQTGQVFDVLKNRVAYAHHAPLNCGVNFEVDGEQRLAVGSYSGDIIIFKVNDRHLEFVSCHKIHENAIKGISLHGNCLYTGCADGEIGVTDTRSYEVVNKITHAHEGILNDLCSYANGVATVSRDLTLKLWGEPRATIPSRHTHSIKCIASNDDGNFIATGSYGGTVDVYDCKAGQWLGNVRKVSAAGISSLSWDDEKQRFLASSYDGRIYAVELG; encoded by the coding sequence ATGATTCAGCATCAGGCACCTATCAGTGGTCTCTCATTGTTTGGCCAGCAGTACATTGCGACGGCAGGCTACGATAACCAGATTATTTTGTGGAATGCTCAAACACGCCAACCCTTGCAGCGCGGCTGGCATGATCACTTGGCCAACTACTGTGATTTTTCCCCTGACGGCAGCCTGTTAGTAACAGCCAGCAGCGATGGTTCGACCCGGCTTTGGAGCGTGCCTGAGTTTAAATTGCAATGCGTCATGACCAGCCACAGTGATGACGTCATGCAGGCCAAGTTCTCTCCCGATGGTGAAAAAATAGCCAGTTGCTCTTACGACAGCAGTTTGTCGGTGCACCATAAAAATGGAAACTTCATCTGCAAGATGCAAGGCCACAGTGGCCTGGTAGAGAGCTTCGATTGGACGGCGGACAGCCAGCAACTTTTATCCTGCGGTACCGATGGGACCATTCGCGCCTGGGAGGCGAGCACGGGAGATTGCCTGGCCATCAAAGAGACTGAAGGTCACGACATGGACGCCCTGGTGACCCTGTCGGCAGGGGTTTTTATCGTTGGTAATAATGACGGTGAGCTGCAGGTGATTAGTGGCGATACAGTTTTAAGTTCCTATAAAGGGCACCGCTCCAGCGTCAAGAAACTGGTGAAGTCAAAGTTCGACAATAGCCTGCTGAGCCTGGGGTATGACGGGGTCGCGGTGTTGTGGTCGATCGAGGGGCACACCCTGGTGGAGTGGAAACGTTCGGAGTATCCGAAGGAAATCTGGGCACGCTCGGCGGAGTTTCAAAGCCGCGACAAAATCTACTTCGCGACGTTTGGTTCTACGTTTGCCATTTGGGATATTGCCCGCAACCACTGGGATCTCGAAGGCTTCGTACCCTCGGCCAGCTTGAACTCGGTCCATGCGGCAGACGGGGTTATCTACAGTATTGGCGATGCCGGTCTGTTGAAGGCCGATGGCAAAGACATGGGCGGGCCACAGTCGCTGTGCAATTTTGTGGTGAAGACCGGCCCGGTCCTGGTCTGTGGCGGGCAGACCGGACAGGTGTTTGATGTGCTGAAAAACCGTGTGGCTTATGCCCATCACGCGCCCCTCAACTGCGGGGTGAACTTTGAGGTCGATGGCGAGCAGCGCCTGGCGGTGGGGAGTTATTCCGGCGATATCATCATCTTCAAAGTTAACGATCGCCACTTGGAGTTTGTGTCTTGCCACAAGATTCATGAAAACGCGATCAAGGGTATTTCGTTGCATGGCAACTGCCTTTACACCGGGTGTGCCGATGGAGAAATCGGCGTCACTGATACCCGTTCTTATGAAGTGGTCAACAAGATCACCCATGCCCATGAAGGCATATTGAATGACCTCTGCTCCTATGCGAATGGTGTTGCCACGGTTTCCCGGGATCTGACCCTCAAGTTATGGGGCGAACCGAGAGCGACGATTCCCAGCCGCCATACCCACTCCATCAAGTGCATTGCGTCGAACGACGACGGCAACTTTATCGCCACTGGCAGTTATGGCGGCACCGTCGATGTTTACGACTGCAAGGCCGGGCAGTGGTTGGGCAATGTGCGCAAAGTCAGTGCCGCCGGTATTTCTTCGCTCTCCTGGGATGACGAAAAACAGCGTTTCCTGGCGTCGTCCTATGACGGGCGCATTTATGCCGTCGAGCTTGGCTGA
- the ribA gene encoding GTP cyclohydrolase II RibA, whose product MATIIKEVDIPLMLDSEVVATFISFDDLKDPVEHIAIRLGGFKADGRRLPLVRLHSECLTGDIFHSMKCDCGDQLSESLRLINEVGGYLIYLRQEGRGIGLYKKLEAYALQQYSGVDTYEANNMLGFADDLRDYFDAAQMLQALGCPKIILLTNNPEKELQLRNLGIEISEVKSTSMHIGKHNEGYIKAKIEVTNHQFTAQAGVSQ is encoded by the coding sequence ATGGCTACGATTATTAAGGAAGTCGATATACCGCTCATGTTGGACAGTGAAGTGGTTGCCACTTTCATTTCATTCGACGATTTGAAAGATCCTGTTGAACATATTGCTATTCGGCTGGGCGGGTTCAAGGCAGATGGTCGCAGGCTTCCGTTGGTCAGGCTGCATTCCGAATGTTTGACCGGTGATATTTTTCACTCCATGAAGTGTGATTGCGGGGATCAACTTTCAGAGTCGCTACGCCTTATTAATGAAGTGGGTGGCTATTTGATTTACCTGCGTCAGGAAGGGCGGGGCATCGGCTTGTATAAAAAGCTGGAAGCTTATGCGCTGCAACAATATTCAGGCGTGGATACCTATGAAGCCAACAATATGCTCGGCTTCGCGGATGATTTGCGCGATTACTTTGATGCTGCACAGATGCTGCAAGCCTTGGGGTGCCCGAAAATAATCCTGCTGACGAATAACCCGGAAAAAGAGTTGCAGTTGAGAAATCTGGGTATCGAGATTTCCGAGGTCAAGTCTACGTCCATGCACATCGGCAAGCATAACGAAGGTTATATAAAAGCAAAGATTGAAGTCACCAATCACCAGTTCACTGCACAGGCGGGGGTTTCTCAATGA
- a CDS encoding acyl-homoserine-lactone synthase, producing the protein MHFTIGRRDEIDSEQLCAMHRLRADVFKKRKGWDVAIIADMEIDGYDALEPLYMLIKDGGGSEIKGCWRLLPTTGPYMLRDTFSELLEGRPAPVSSQVWELSRFAVTPRYPGNKGFSDFTLEAVKAIVAYGIEQHIQRYVTVTTVAVERMLIRAGLVITRLGPVRVIGKEKAIALEIDLGAMTQRALFGVPKSCCGATLQ; encoded by the coding sequence GTGCATTTCACAATCGGCCGGCGGGATGAAATAGACAGTGAACAACTGTGTGCCATGCATCGGTTGCGCGCAGACGTTTTTAAAAAGCGTAAGGGCTGGGATGTTGCAATCATTGCCGATATGGAAATCGATGGTTATGACGCGCTGGAACCCCTCTATATGCTGATCAAGGATGGCGGAGGCAGTGAAATCAAAGGGTGCTGGCGTCTATTGCCGACGACGGGTCCTTATATGCTCAGGGATACGTTCTCCGAGTTGCTCGAAGGGCGGCCAGCGCCGGTTTCTTCCCAGGTATGGGAGCTCAGTCGATTTGCCGTGACACCTCGATATCCCGGCAACAAGGGGTTTTCCGACTTTACCCTGGAGGCCGTAAAGGCCATCGTTGCCTATGGCATCGAACAACATATCCAGCGTTATGTGACGGTTACAACGGTTGCGGTAGAGCGGATGCTGATCAGGGCTGGCCTGGTGATCACCCGGCTTGGGCCAGTACGTGTCATAGGCAAGGAAAAAGCGATTGCCCTTGAAATTGACTTGGGCGCGATGACTCAACGTGCGCTCTTTGGTGTACCCAAAAGTTGTTGTGGCGCTACGTTGCAGTAG
- the ribD gene encoding bifunctional diaminohydroxyphosphoribosylaminopyrimidine deaminase/5-amino-6-(5-phosphoribosylamino)uracil reductase RibD, producing the protein MNPMDCMQRAIELAQLGLYSTSPNPRVGCVIVNQGGIVGEGWHVRAGQAHAEVHALRQAGAAAAGATAYVTLEPCCHFGSTPPCVDALIEAGVKQVVIAMVDPNPQVAGQGVRRLRAAGISVAFGLLEQQARQLNRGFIKRMVTGLPLVRVKMGISLDGRTAMHNGESQWITGPAARAETQRLRAQSSAVITGADTVLRDQARLTIRKAELPLEESQACLAMERPPLRVLIDSQRRVPRDAAFFTAGPALVATTSTSLADPGAGQELLMFDAVDGQVPLEELLKALAKRGANEVLIEAGSRLVAAFARLNLVDEYIFHIAPKFLGSSAKPALAWPIDKLGDAMKLEFTSVRPLGEDICVIARPA; encoded by the coding sequence ATGAACCCGATGGATTGCATGCAAAGGGCTATTGAGCTGGCACAGTTGGGCCTGTATTCCACCAGCCCCAACCCGCGAGTCGGGTGTGTCATCGTCAATCAGGGGGGCATTGTTGGCGAGGGCTGGCATGTCAGGGCTGGGCAGGCCCATGCTGAAGTGCATGCTTTGCGCCAGGCAGGCGCCGCCGCAGCTGGCGCAACAGCTTATGTCACGCTGGAACCCTGCTGCCACTTTGGCTCCACCCCGCCTTGTGTCGATGCGCTGATCGAGGCGGGAGTGAAGCAGGTGGTTATCGCTATGGTCGATCCCAATCCGCAGGTTGCCGGCCAGGGCGTCAGGCGCCTGCGTGCTGCCGGCATCAGCGTTGCGTTCGGCCTGCTGGAGCAACAGGCGCGGCAACTCAATCGAGGGTTTATCAAGCGAATGGTCACAGGTTTGCCACTGGTACGGGTAAAGATGGGTATCAGCCTGGATGGCCGGACTGCTATGCACAACGGTGAAAGCCAGTGGATCACCGGGCCGGCGGCGCGGGCAGAAACCCAGCGCTTGCGGGCGCAATCGAGTGCCGTCATCACCGGTGCCGACACGGTGTTGCGTGATCAGGCGCGGCTGACGATCCGCAAGGCCGAGTTGCCGTTGGAAGAGTCCCAGGCCTGCCTGGCCATGGAGCGACCGCCCCTGCGGGTGTTGATTGACAGCCAGAGACGGGTGCCCCGTGACGCTGCCTTTTTCACCGCCGGCCCGGCGTTGGTGGCGACCACTTCAACGTCACTGGCCGATCCTGGCGCGGGCCAGGAGTTGCTGATGTTTGACGCGGTCGATGGGCAGGTGCCGCTCGAAGAGTTACTCAAGGCCTTGGCAAAGCGCGGGGCCAACGAGGTGCTGATCGAAGCCGGCTCGCGTCTGGTGGCTGCGTTCGCGCGTTTGAACCTGGTGGATGAATATATTTTCCATATTGCTCCCAAGTTCCTGGGGTCTTCGGCCAAACCTGCGTTGGCGTGGCCGATCGACAAACTGGGGGACGCGATGAAGCTTGAATTCACCAGCGTCAGGCCATTGGGGGAGGATATTTGTGTGATTGCGCGGCCGGCGTGA
- a CDS encoding NADPH-dependent FMN reductase yields the protein MEVLIIAGSPRMDSQSSRVSKILESYVRDYSVFTPTVLNLAAQPVGSHSHELASRAEAFIVVVPEHSGMAPPVLKEFFISSEYPVLAHKPALIVSISSGLGGSYPVLDLRATTYKNTKICYMPDHLIIRDVHNFGADMSSSAYPGLGRRISACVQMLELYARQLSAVRADLLGVGAAISYGM from the coding sequence ATGGAAGTGCTGATTATCGCTGGCAGCCCAAGAATGGATTCGCAAAGTTCAAGGGTGAGCAAGATTCTGGAAAGTTATGTACGTGACTACTCAGTATTTACACCGACAGTCTTGAACCTGGCAGCACAGCCAGTGGGCTCGCATAGTCATGAGCTTGCAAGCAGGGCCGAGGCTTTTATTGTTGTAGTGCCGGAACATTCGGGTATGGCTCCGCCGGTGTTGAAGGAGTTTTTTATTTCCAGCGAGTACCCGGTACTGGCGCACAAGCCGGCCTTGATTGTTTCCATTTCCAGCGGCTTGGGGGGGAGTTATCCGGTGCTCGATCTACGCGCGACTACTTATAAAAATACAAAAATCTGCTACATGCCGGATCACCTGATTATTCGTGATGTGCATAACTTTGGCGCGGATATGAGCAGCAGTGCCTACCCAGGCCTGGGGCGGCGTATCAGCGCCTGTGTGCAAATGCTGGAGTTGTACGCGCGTCAACTTTCGGCTGTTCGTGCGGACCTGTTGGGGGTTGGTGCGGCGATCAGTTACGGCATGTAA
- a CDS encoding LicD family protein — MSQSKLGKTPQAFVDQIYDGLEVIDEVFSANGLEYCLAAGTLLGAVRHTGLIPWDDDADLYILEADTEKFFSLEQQFAQRGYRLSKQPWELWGGYKVFPMTGISMPEENNRDYLYPSVDIFPLSELDGHLRYTSPLALANWPREYLSVEDWHSRVATPFGHLDLPAPDALASRRYLERAYGHEWNSHAAKGFDHRYEVDLDTEKVTLSDFRCAVKTRA, encoded by the coding sequence ATGAGCCAATCAAAACTTGGAAAGACCCCCCAGGCATTTGTCGATCAGATCTACGATGGACTTGAAGTCATCGACGAGGTGTTCAGCGCCAATGGGCTCGAATATTGCCTGGCGGCGGGTACTTTGTTGGGGGCTGTACGCCACACCGGCTTGATTCCTTGGGACGATGATGCGGATCTCTATATTCTTGAAGCGGATACCGAGAAGTTCTTTTCCCTGGAGCAGCAATTTGCCCAACGGGGTTATCGCCTCAGTAAACAACCGTGGGAACTATGGGGCGGGTATAAGGTGTTCCCTATGACGGGCATCTCCATGCCAGAAGAGAACAATCGTGATTACTTATATCCGTCTGTGGATATATTTCCATTGTCCGAACTGGATGGGCACCTTCGCTATACCAGCCCCTTGGCATTGGCAAACTGGCCCCGCGAGTACCTGTCCGTGGAAGATTGGCACTCGCGAGTCGCGACACCTTTTGGGCATCTGGATTTGCCGGCTCCCGACGCATTGGCATCCCGGCGCTATTTGGAGCGTGCGTACGGTCATGAATGGAATAGCCATGCGGCCAAGGGGTTTGATCATCGGTATGAAGTGGACCTGGACACCGAAAAAGTGACCCTGAGTGACTTTCGGTGTGCTGTAAAAACCCGGGCCTGA
- a CDS encoding formylglycine-generating enzyme family protein has product MNRFRETPEAAALLCRFEESTDLSRRLQLGMELAIKGDPRIVAGALNHLVAIPAGEARIGIDESQIDAVVREYADVGVIRDWILKEVPRHTVSLAGFNISKYPVTNLEYLAFLQDCPNAQVPTSWPLRAFPLHYANHPVYSVSASAADAFCTWLSAKTGRTVRLPDEAQWEYAAGAGKFEYPWGNRARTENANTAELGLLSTTPVGAFPQGASPFGLMDMGGNVEEYTSNDYDAYPNGPFVMDDLISENRPTYRITRGGCFGRFADLCRVSRRHGLSITPYASLYAVGFRVVAE; this is encoded by the coding sequence ATGAATCGTTTCCGAGAAACGCCAGAGGCGGCGGCGTTGTTGTGCCGTTTCGAGGAATCGACGGACTTGTCCCGGCGTTTGCAGTTGGGCATGGAACTGGCGATCAAGGGCGATCCGAGGATCGTTGCAGGGGCGCTGAATCATTTGGTGGCTATTCCCGCAGGTGAGGCACGCATTGGTATCGACGAGTCGCAAATCGATGCCGTCGTGCGTGAATATGCCGATGTCGGGGTCATTCGCGACTGGATTCTCAAGGAGGTACCTCGGCATACAGTGTCCCTGGCAGGCTTCAATATTTCGAAGTATCCGGTGACCAACCTGGAGTACCTGGCGTTTCTACAGGATTGCCCCAACGCGCAGGTGCCTACGTCCTGGCCTTTGCGGGCGTTTCCGCTGCACTACGCCAACCATCCGGTGTACTCGGTGAGTGCGAGCGCAGCGGATGCGTTCTGCACCTGGCTGTCGGCCAAGACCGGCAGGACTGTGCGCTTGCCTGACGAGGCGCAATGGGAGTACGCCGCCGGCGCGGGGAAGTTTGAATACCCTTGGGGCAATCGGGCCCGGACCGAAAACGCCAACACCGCCGAGCTGGGCCTGCTGTCCACGACGCCGGTCGGCGCTTTCCCTCAGGGCGCGTCGCCCTTCGGCCTTATGGACATGGGCGGGAACGTCGAGGAATACACCTCGAATGATTACGACGCGTACCCCAATGGTCCTTTTGTCATGGACGATTTGATCTCTGAGAACCGGCCGACCTATCGAATCACCCGGGGCGGTTGTTTTGGTCGTTTTGCCGACCTTTGCCGGGTTTCCCGGCGGCATGGATTGAGCATTACCCCCTATGCCTCGTTGTATGCCGTGGGCTTTCGGGTGGTCGCCGAGTGA
- a CDS encoding MATE family efflux transporter, translated as MSRDINSQAMHTMLSFSALMVANAIDMVFIAHLGHEPLTAASLASPFMWLMNTIAMGIALAISVHVSKGQERAEGNTVIDVLLPGLLIGAAVYGVVLLGAGLNLEAVLGAMGAAPSIYEQSEGYLKTWLYGFIITLTFAISTAYLRGLSLFKTQAIVVAVVCLMNIVLDPLLMFGVGGFAGFGLVGSVYAAWLAQAGGALVCIYFGVRRTRATGPRNLGMGKMLQAALNISRLAWVTSSTATFWPISGIVATYLISKLGDAEVATMGVISKLQPLIMIPVWGVSAVTTVLLSKAYVQQRHDQVGMIFKSGYGLVLMWQTAVALPFIVFAGPVARFMLGGYEEALPFVVTYLMIIPITVFGRGMLYLAVHGLPAIERARTAMAIDGVYVLLLHTGCYWVGYLFNDFNLALLMLLALNLLGAVLAVWVAKHARCSLSMPKAPHRPMETI; from the coding sequence TTGAGCAGAGATATCAACAGCCAGGCCATGCACACCATGTTGTCGTTCAGTGCCCTGATGGTCGCGAATGCCATCGACATGGTGTTCATCGCCCACCTCGGTCATGAACCACTGACGGCGGCAAGCCTGGCCAGCCCTTTCATGTGGTTGATGAACACGATTGCCATGGGCATTGCCCTGGCGATCAGTGTTCATGTGTCCAAGGGGCAGGAAAGGGCCGAGGGCAATACCGTCATCGATGTGCTGCTGCCCGGCCTGCTTATCGGTGCTGCGGTCTACGGGGTCGTGCTGCTGGGGGCAGGCCTGAACCTTGAGGCCGTGCTGGGTGCGATGGGGGCGGCACCCTCCATTTATGAGCAAAGTGAAGGCTATTTAAAGACGTGGCTTTACGGCTTCATCATTACCCTCACATTTGCTATTTCCACGGCGTATCTGCGGGGGCTGTCGTTGTTCAAGACCCAGGCCATCGTGGTAGCGGTGGTCTGCCTGATGAACATTGTGCTCGATCCACTGCTGATGTTTGGCGTGGGTGGCTTCGCCGGGTTCGGTCTGGTCGGCTCGGTGTATGCCGCCTGGCTGGCACAAGCCGGTGGTGCGCTTGTGTGCATTTACTTTGGCGTCAGGCGCACCCGGGCCACCGGTCCCCGCAACCTGGGGATGGGCAAGATGCTCCAGGCGGCCCTGAACATTTCCCGACTGGCCTGGGTGACCAGCTCCACGGCGACCTTCTGGCCGATCTCTGGAATCGTGGCCACTTACCTGATCTCGAAACTGGGAGACGCAGAAGTGGCAACCATGGGGGTTATTTCAAAACTGCAGCCCTTGATCATGATTCCGGTTTGGGGGGTGTCTGCGGTCACCACGGTGCTGTTGAGCAAGGCATACGTTCAACAGCGCCATGACCAGGTAGGGATGATCTTCAAGTCCGGCTATGGGCTGGTCCTGATGTGGCAAACCGCCGTGGCATTGCCGTTCATTGTCTTTGCCGGGCCCGTGGCTCGTTTCATGTTGGGTGGGTATGAAGAGGCGCTGCCCTTTGTGGTGACGTACTTGATGATCATCCCGATCACGGTATTCGGCAGGGGCATGCTGTACCTGGCAGTCCATGGCTTGCCAGCGATTGAAAGAGCCCGGACGGCCATGGCGATTGATGGGGTGTATGTCCTGCTGCTTCACACTGGTTGTTATTGGGTGGGCTATCTGTTCAACGATTTCAATCTGGCCCTGCTGATGCTGCTGGCGTTGAATCTGCTGGGGGCTGTGTTGGCGGTTTGGGTGGCTAAACATGCCCGCTGCTCCCTTTCCATGCCGAAAGCGCCACACCGGCCGATGGAAACTATTTGA
- a CDS encoding class I SAM-dependent methyltransferase translates to MKPQELHQLVFNFRAARAVMFAVQAGLFEELCQEDLTIDELVARLELHRVSTTILLETLVQLNVLSKQGLRYRVAQDLRATLRLDTEGSIANLLLLDANHWSNWSVAEDFFRPGQATSFAYDRQSNFAAAMQQGVGDMNERLAQVLLAHEPQHIVDVGSGPGLLIEQLLETATHLKYTLVDFAKTLDIAKGNLSRYERFDVDFLPHDIVLGKLQIEADCIVTSRLLMGFDETEAKQILANMCHGLVHDGVLVINEFDTQTKVGALMSLDMLVNCGARVYGREQLARLLDELGFEIVSEQATTVFTRALSARRKGI, encoded by the coding sequence ATGAAACCACAAGAACTTCACCAGTTGGTGTTCAACTTCAGGGCGGCTCGAGCCGTCATGTTCGCGGTACAGGCAGGCCTGTTTGAAGAACTTTGCCAGGAAGACCTGACGATTGACGAACTGGTTGCCCGGCTTGAATTGCATCGTGTTTCTACAACGATCCTCCTGGAAACCCTTGTGCAGCTCAATGTCCTGAGCAAACAAGGCTTGCGCTACAGGGTTGCGCAAGACCTTCGGGCCACCCTGCGCCTTGATACCGAGGGGTCGATCGCCAACCTGCTGTTGCTGGACGCCAACCATTGGTCGAACTGGTCGGTGGCAGAGGATTTCTTCCGGCCTGGGCAGGCCACCTCGTTTGCCTACGACCGGCAGAGCAATTTTGCCGCCGCCATGCAACAGGGGGTCGGCGATATGAATGAGCGCTTGGCCCAAGTGTTACTCGCCCACGAACCGCAGCATATCGTGGATGTGGGAAGCGGCCCGGGGTTGTTGATCGAGCAGTTGCTGGAAACGGCGACACATCTGAAGTACACGCTGGTGGATTTTGCGAAAACCCTGGACATCGCCAAGGGCAACCTGAGTCGTTATGAACGGTTTGATGTGGACTTCCTGCCCCATGACATCGTGCTCGGTAAGTTACAGATAGAGGCTGATTGTATTGTCACCTCGCGCCTGTTGATGGGGTTTGACGAAACCGAGGCCAAGCAGATCCTGGCGAATATGTGCCATGGCCTGGTACACGACGGCGTGCTGGTCATCAATGAATTCGATACCCAGACAAAAGTAGGCGCCTTGATGTCGTTGGATATGCTTGTTAACTGCGGGGCGAGAGTCTATGGCCGGGAACAACTTGCGCGGCTCTTGGATGAGTTGGGTTTCGAGATAGTTTCAGAGCAAGCCACTACGGTGTTCACTCGCGCGTTGTCTGCCAGAAGGAAAGGGATATGA